The DNA sequence GCGCCATCAGGGCATAACCGGCAGCCATGGCGCTTTCTGGTAGTCAGGAATCAACAGCAGAAAGACGAGCTATGCCGTATGTGCCGCGGGCAGCGGTTTATCCAGGAGGCGCCGGTAGTGATTGTTTGCTTTGGTGACCTGAATCGATACTCGCTGATGGCTTCCAGGCAGGTGCACCATGAACTCGTGGAATTGGGCGTTACTGACGGGCAGTCAAGTTATTTACTGGAAGCCGGACAGAGTCCTGCGGAGGGTATGTCTGCCATGTCTCTTCAGGATGCTCTGATACATCTGAAGGCTAACAGCTATATCGCCATTGAACACCTGGTCTTGATGGCTGCCGCCCTGGGGCTGGGTACTTGCTGGGTTAGCCGGGTCAGTGGACGGGCTGATGTTAACCATCTCTTTTCTTTAGCTGATAACCTGGTACCGGTTGCCCTGGTAGCCTTAGGCTATCCGGCAGGTGAACTGCCCCCGCCGCGACCTCGCCTCAGTCTTGAGGAGATTGTGCTGAAGCCATAGACCGGGTGGGTGGTACGTTGTTAGCCCGGAAAGAGCATTATTCCCTGGTGTGAGGCTAAGGAATGTTTGGGTTGTATTTGATTCATCGCGGAGTGAACACGCTTCCATAATGTATGCCATTCAGGCGGAGCTAATCTTATCCGCCGGGCAGTTCTGATTTCACGGGGGAGTGTCGGAACTGGCAGACGAGCATGACTTAGGATCATGTGCCGTAAGGCGTGGGGGTTCGAGTCCCCCCTTCCCCATTTTTGTGATACAAATGTTCTATTGTTCAAGCCTTCTTCAAGCGTTTCCGCAGCCTGAAAAGCGTCGGGCTAACCACTACCACAGCTCCGCTCCCAATGATAACCGGCATTGCCGATGAACCGGAAAGTTATCTGTTATATTCAGCGATAAGCCTGTCCAGTTCCTCCTGGCTCAGTGGTTGCATATCTTCTACGCTGTTCTCTTTCACCGGGGAGGTCTATTCCTGCTGGCTCAGGGACTGGATTTCCCCGATTTAACCATTTTCAACCGCCGACTTCTGATTGTTGGTTAGGGACTTCGTTTCCCCGCTCTCCGGCCTGGCAGGACAATGGACAACCCATCAGCACCTGTGATTATCCGATCCCCGACTCTCAAAATCCCCAGGCCAAATCGTTGCTATTAGAAAGCGGTCACCGTAAAATAGAGAAAGCGATAGAAAAGGAATTAATGGCATGGCGAAAAAGAATCCCCTTAAAGTTACTGATACTACCTTTCGGGACGGCCAGCAGTCGATTATGGCTACCCGTATGCAATCCGGAGATATGGCTAATATCGCTGCCGAAATGAACCGGGCTGGTTTCTACTCTATGGAAGTCTGGGGAGGGGCAACTTTTGATGTGGCCCTCCGTTTCTTGAATGAGGATCCCTGGGATAGACCTCGTATCCTCAAGAAAATGCTGCCGGACACACCACTGCAAATGCTGCTCAGGGGCCAGAGTCTGGTCGGGTATCGCCATTACGCTGATGACGTCGTAAACACCTTCGTACACCATGCTGCTGAGGTTGGGATTGACATCTTCCGGGTATTCGATGCCTTGAATGACGAGCGTAACCTGGAAACCTGCCTCAGGGCTATAAAGGAATCCGGTAAGCATGCTCAGCTCTCCATCTGCTACTCACTTACCGAGCGTAAGATGGGGGGCCCGGTATATAACCTGGACTACTACATCAAAAAGGCACAAATACTGCAGGATATGGGAGCCGATAGCATCTGTATCAAGGACATGGCAGGGATTCTTTCACCTGATGACGCCTATACCCTGGTCAAGGCGCTTAAACGGTTTCTCAAGGTGCCGCTGCAGCTACATACCCACTATACCAGTGGTATGGCATCCATGACCTGCCTCAAAGCCATTGAGTCAGGAGTAGATATTATTGATACCGCCCTTGCTCCGTTTGCTTTGAGGTCATCACATCAGGCCATTGAACCGCTCATAGTTGCCCTGCAGGGGACTGTACGGGATACTGGCCTTGACTTGAACCGTATGCTTACCCTGGGAGAGTATCTTGAGTCTATAGCTCCTAAGTACCGCGAATATTTAAATCAAACCAGGCTATCGGTCATTGATACCGGTGTGCTGGTGCATCAAATTCCCGGAGGTATGATTTCCAATCTGGTCACCCAGCTTCGCCAGGTTAATGCTCTTGATAAGCTTGAGCAAGTTTATCAAGAGATACCACGCATTCGCAAGGAGTTGGGCTATCCACCCCTGGTCACTCCTACCAGTCAGATAGTTGGTGTTCTGGCTGTCCAGAACGTGATTGCTGGTCGCTATAAACTGATACCAACCCAGGTAATGGACTACTGTCGTGGCTTGTACGGGCATCCCCCGGCTCCCATTGACCCTGACGTGCAACGAAAAGTACTCAACTATGTCAAGGGCGATAAACCCATAATAGATTGCCGCCCGGCAGACTTGCTTGATCCGGAGCTGGACAGGACCCGGGAATCAATCAAGGACTTCACCCGGGACATCGGTGACATTCTTACCGTGGCTCTCTATCCTGACACCGGACTCCGCTTTGTGAAGCGGAAGTATGGACTAGATGACCCATCTCCGAAGTAATATTTGACTGGGGAGTCATGTAATTAAAACGCCTTTACTCCCAATTCATGCGCCGCCTGTTTAGGATACTCCGGCTCGGAAAGCAACAGGCGACCAAAGGCAACCATATCTACCATATCCTGCTCAACGATGGTATTGGCATAGTGAGCGTCAGTAATGTTCCCTACCCCGATTACGGGGATTTCCACTGTATCTTTAATAGCCCGGGCCAGAGGCACAAAATAACCCTGCTCGGTGAAACGATCACGACCGGAACCGCCCAGACCACCGGAAATATCGATGACGTCGACTCCGCTCTGCTCCAAACGAGGCGCGATAAGCTTTGCTTCATTTCCAGTGAGGCCGCCCTCTAGCATATCATCGGCGCCAAAGCGGTAAAATAGAGGTGTATCTTCGCCAATTCTGCCTCTAACTTCGCTGATTGTTTCCAGTGGGAGATGGAGCCGCCCTTCCCAATTGCCACCATATTCATCTTGGCGCCGGTTAGTGTAAGGGGAGAGGAACTGACTGAGAAGATAGCCATGAGCTCCGTGCAATTCCACAATATCAAAGCCCGCCTCAACCGCCCGGCGTGCTGCCGCGCTGAAAGCCGTTACTATATTCTTTATCTCTTCGATAGTAAACGGTCTGGGTACCTCTTCATCACCGGGAACAGGTATATTCCAGGGGCCGGCAGGCTGCTCCTTGATTATCTCCCGGGTAGTTCTCGACCCTGAATGGGTTAGCTGTATACCCACTCTGGCGCCCTCACGATGTATGGCCTGGACCAGACGCCGCAGGCCGTCCAGAAGCTTATCATCATATATTCCAAGCTGCCCGTCAGACATTTTGCCATTTGCTGACACATAGGTATGCTCCAGGATAATCAGTCCTACTCCACCCTTGGCCCTGGCCCCATAATGTTTAATATGCCGGTCAGTAACCTCACCATCTTTTGTAGCCATTTTTGTGGCCATCGGCGGCATAACCAAGCGGTTTTTAATTTTGAGCCCTCTAATTTCGATAGAGTCGAAAAGTCCTGACATATCCTGTGTCCCCCCTTTCTCTATACTTATTCCCAAGACAATACCACTCCGCCTCTCTTATGATGCGCATTATATCATGGGTTACTGACCGGTCAAAATATATACTATTCCCGAGAGTGATAATTGCGGAAAAGTTGTCAATCCAAATGACAGCCTCCGCATCGTTGCATCTCGGTTCGGCCCAACGATCAGTCCCATTGCCAGGAGTGGGGCATCAACAGGTTCGGTATAACCGGGGAAAGCGGGATTTCCCGGGTCGGTGAGAGAAGACAAAAGTGTCAACAGTGCGCAGGTGCGGACTTACTTTCCTATTATTGATTCCCATCTTGCAGGGAGAAAGGCCGGGTATCTTTGCTGAAGATACCCGGCCTCCGGGAAAAGAATTTCTAGCGGAGCTCAGGCACCGGGTTTGGTCTCTTCACTTACACCTTTCCAGGCCTCTCCTTCTCTTTTAGCACGCTCCAGTATTGTCTGTTCCGCGGTACGGTAGTCCTTATAGGGCTTGTCCCGGAGAGTCAGGTACTCCCGAAGCGGTAGCTTGCGGAATACCTCACCCCACTCTTTCAGTGGCTCAGTCTGGCTCAGTTGCTCCTGCATCAGGGCTGTTATCTCCAGTCCCAGCTTCCATCCCATGAACTCGTACGCTTTCTGTAACATCCTTTTGCGGATGCTGTTTGCCTGCCAGGGAATCAGCGCCACCCGTTTGGCAAAGGCCTCGGTAAACTCGTCAATGTCCGGCTGGGGAACACAATATGTTGCCGCGCCCAGGCGGTGCATTTCCTCACCGGTGATGCTGTCACCGGTGTAGACCATCTCCGCCGCCTTCATTTTGGGCAGGAACCAGGGGAACCACATCAGGTCAGGAGCAGACATGGCCCTGATTGCCGGGTAGCCGAACTGGCAGTCAGGGGTAGTTACCAGCAGGTCGCAAACACTCATTAAGTCCGAGCCGCCTGCCAGGACGTAACCGTGAGTTTGCGCGATGACTATCTTGGATAGCTCCCATATCTGCCAGTACTGGTTGACCAGGTAGCGGTGCCAGTGCGAATCGCCGATGTACTGGGAGCCGAAGTCAGGTTCCGGAGTCCCGGCATTACCGCCTCCCAGGTCATAGCCGGTGCTGAAGGCGCGCCCGGCGCCTTTGATGATAATCGCATTGATATCTTTATCACGCTCGGCGACCTTGAGGGCGTGGAAAAGCTCGGCGCGAAGCTGGTGGCTCAGAGCATTCAGTCTCTCCGGCCGGTTCATGGTGACCTTGGCCACGTGCGTCTCGTGGTCTGCCTCGTAAATGACCACCTTGTAGTCCAGGGGTTTGTTGTACCAGCTGTCCCCATGTATCTCAAAGGGTTCTCTGGGAGCGTTCAAGTCCATTTCCATGCCCTTTTGCAACGCTGCCGCTGCCGGGTCAGGCTGTCTGCCTCTATCGTATGCCATCGGGAATTCCTCCTATTTCAAATCTTCCATTTGCTTTTATAACCATTGCTTTTATCGCATTTATCACAGGCAGTCTATGGTGAGCAGAAAGTTGACTGCCCTCTCTCGATTATATTAACCGCTGTCTGCCGATAATCACCACCTCCTTCGGTTTGAGCTCAGTTGTATCCTGATTGTAAACTTGTATCCCCCGTCATCTATTTAAAATAGATATAAGGCGTTTACTGGCCAGGGTAATTAAGAGTCTGTCACAGGGCGGCATTCAATGATAAGGTGGCTAGTCCCGCAATCGTCTTAGTTCAATGATGACCGGGTTCTCGGCATCCGGGCAGGCGAGCCGGGTGACATCAGGGTCGGCTTCCCAGGGGAGTGTTCCCCCGAACATCAGTACCCGGGCGGTGGGATACAGCGAATGGAAAGCGGAAAAACAGATGCCCTCTGGAGTTTTCCCGGATATTAGCCACTCATCACCAACCTTGTGGCCGGCGCCGCAGTGTCCCTTTTGCGATACTACTTTAGCGATGATATCATATTTTTTTGCCATGTTCCCTCTCCTTTAGTTTACTTAGAGATGTTCTCCCGGCTTTTTACTACAGCCAGGAAGCTCATGAATAGTCTAGTATAGTAGTTCAGACTGCCGGGCGTCAAACCCGGAATCAGCGGTGATGGCGGTGGATATTTTGACATACCGAGTACAGATATGAAACA is a window from the Dehalococcoidales bacterium genome containing:
- a CDS encoding pyruvate carboxylase subunit B; the encoded protein is MAKKNPLKVTDTTFRDGQQSIMATRMQSGDMANIAAEMNRAGFYSMEVWGGATFDVALRFLNEDPWDRPRILKKMLPDTPLQMLLRGQSLVGYRHYADDVVNTFVHHAAEVGIDIFRVFDALNDERNLETCLRAIKESGKHAQLSICYSLTERKMGGPVYNLDYYIKKAQILQDMGADSICIKDMAGILSPDDAYTLVKALKRFLKVPLQLHTHYTSGMASMTCLKAIESGVDIIDTALAPFALRSSHQAIEPLIVALQGTVRDTGLDLNRMLTLGEYLESIAPKYREYLNQTRLSVIDTGVLVHQIPGGMISNLVTQLRQVNALDKLEQVYQEIPRIRKELGYPPLVTPTSQIVGVLAVQNVIAGRYKLIPTQVMDYCRGLYGHPPAPIDPDVQRKVLNYVKGDKPIIDCRPADLLDPELDRTRESIKDFTRDIGDILTVALYPDTGLRFVKRKYGLDDPSPK
- a CDS encoding NADH:flavin oxidoreductase; the protein is MSGLFDSIEIRGLKIKNRLVMPPMATKMATKDGEVTDRHIKHYGARAKGGVGLIILEHTYVSANGKMSDGQLGIYDDKLLDGLRRLVQAIHREGARVGIQLTHSGSRTTREIIKEQPAGPWNIPVPGDEEVPRPFTIEEIKNIVTAFSAAARRAVEAGFDIVELHGAHGYLLSQFLSPYTNRRQDEYGGNWEGRLHLPLETISEVRGRIGEDTPLFYRFGADDMLEGGLTGNEAKLIAPRLEQSGVDVIDISGGLGGSGRDRFTEQGYFVPLARAIKDTVEIPVIGVGNITDAHYANTIVEQDMVDMVAFGRLLLSEPEYPKQAAHELGVKAF
- a CDS encoding TIGR04076 family protein; translation: MAKKYDIIAKVVSQKGHCGAGHKVGDEWLISGKTPEGICFSAFHSLYPTARVLMFGGTLPWEADPDVTRLACPDAENPVIIELRRLRD
- a CDS encoding enoyl-CoA hydratase/isomerase family protein, whose translation is MAYDRGRQPDPAAAALQKGMEMDLNAPREPFEIHGDSWYNKPLDYKVVIYEADHETHVAKVTMNRPERLNALSHQLRAELFHALKVAERDKDINAIIIKGAGRAFSTGYDLGGGNAGTPEPDFGSQYIGDSHWHRYLVNQYWQIWELSKIVIAQTHGYVLAGGSDLMSVCDLLVTTPDCQFGYPAIRAMSAPDLMWFPWFLPKMKAAEMVYTGDSITGEEMHRLGAATYCVPQPDIDEFTEAFAKRVALIPWQANSIRKRMLQKAYEFMGWKLGLEITALMQEQLSQTEPLKEWGEVFRKLPLREYLTLRDKPYKDYRTAEQTILERAKREGEAWKGVSEETKPGA
- a CDS encoding nitroreductase family protein, with product MLTVWEAIKMRRSIRKFTPDNVPDELIEQMLEAARLAPSGHNRQPWRFLVVRNQQQKDELCRMCRGQRFIQEAPVVIVCFGDLNRYSLMASRQVHHELVELGVTDGQSSYLLEAGQSPAEGMSAMSLQDALIHLKANSYIAIEHLVLMAAALGLGTCWVSRVSGRADVNHLFSLADNLVPVALVALGYPAGELPPPRPRLSLEEIVLKP